The Corynebacterium sp. SCR221107 genome includes the window GATCCTCGGCTGGGTGGTCACCACGGTCATGGACACCCGGATGGTGCTCATGGCCCTGGAACACGCCCTGTTTTCCCGCCGGCGCACCCGCATGGACTTCACCTCCACCGGCATCGTCCACCACTCGGACGCGGGAGCCCAGTACACCTCGCTGGCGTTCACGGACGCGCTGACAGAGGCCGGGTTGCAGGGCTCGATCGGCTCGGCCGGTGACGCCTTGGATAACGCGATGATGGAGTCGACGATCGGGCTCTACAAGACTGAGCTCATCGACTTCGACCCTGCACGGACATGGAGGGATGCCCAGGAGGTCGAAACGGAAACGGCCTCGTGGGTCTACTGGTATAATCACCAGCGTCTGCATTCGTCGATCGGTGACGTTCCCCCGATCGAATACGAGCAGGACTACGAGGAATTCAACATCATCAGAAGAGCCCAGTAAGGCTTTTACCCGTAGTCTCCGAAAAACTCAGGCCGATTCATTAAAGCCCAAGGTGGCCGTGGCGATCTCCGCCATCCTCAACCTGGTCGGTGCCTTCATTTCCGTCAACGTCGCCGCGACGGTGGCAAAGGGCATTGTGAACCTGGATTCCTATGACCTCAGCGCCAACGGCGGGGTGCCTACCGATGGCCACGCGCTGCTGGTCGTGGTGTTTACCGGTCTGATCGGCGGCATCATTTGGAACCTGTTTACCTGGTTGCTTGGGATGCCTTCGAGTTCCTCTCATGCTCTGTTCGGCGGCCTCATCGGCGCCGCGCTGGCCGCGATGGGAACCAGCGGTGTTGCCTGGTCGTCCATCGTGGGCAAGATTATCGTCCCCGCGATCGCCTCCCCAATCATTGCGGCCTTGGTCTCTGCCTGTGGCACCTTCCTCGTCTATTGGGTTACCAACACCATTCCGGCGAAGGTGAAAAACGAGCACTTCCGCCACGGTCAGATCGTCACCGCCTGCCTGGTTTCCTTGGCTCACGGCTCCGGCGATGCTCAAAAGACCATGGGGGTCATCTTCCTGGCGCTGGTTGCCGCCGGCGAGGCGGACGCCTCCCAGCACCTGCCCGGCTGGGTTGTGATCTCCTGCGCCCTCGCGATCGCGCTGGGTACGTTGTCCGGCGGCTGGCGCGTTATCCGTACGCTGGGCAAGGGCCTGGTTGAGATCGAATCCCCGCAGGGCATGGCCGCTGAGGCGACTTCTGCGGCCATCATCCTTACCTCCTCTGTCGGCGGCATGGCGCTGTCGACCACCCACGTGTCCACCGGCTCGATCTTGGGCACTGGCCTTGGCCGTAAGGGCGCCACGGTGCGCTGGGGTGTGGCCATGCGCATGGTCGCCGCTTGGCTGATTACGCTGCCGTGTGCTGCCGCTGTGGGCTTTGCCTCTTGGTGGGTCGCTACCGGCGTTGGCAACTTCTCCAACGAGAGCGTGGGTGTGATCGTGGACTTCATCCTACTCATCGCCATGGCCTTGCTGATCGTCATCCGCTCCAAGATGAACCCAGTGGACGCCAACAATGTCAACGACGACTGGGATGCGGATGCCGAGTCTGTCGATTCGTCCATGAAGCGCGAGGCTGCTGCACCGCGCCCGGCCGTTGCTGAAGGAAAGTAGGACCCATCATGACTGCTTCTGCCATCGTCATCGCTATCTCGCGGGTGGCCGCACTGGCGCTCGCGTTCGGCGCCGGAATCCCATTCCTGTTCGCACTGGGCATGCGGTGCATGACCGGCGATCCCATCCGCAACGCCGAGGGGGTGATCATCGGCGATACCGAAGCTTCCCCGCAGATGAAGGTTCTGGGTTGGACGGTGTACGCGGTATTGGCCGCGATCATCGTGCTGGCTATCACCTGGATTGCCAAGGATTCGCTCAATCACTACCTGGGATGGAACCTCTTCCCGGGCCTGTCGAGCAAGCACTAGGGAAGTGACCTCAGTTACCCAATAGGTTAATTTGAGGTTAACTAATCATTAAGCAATGGTTGCCTTTCAGGGCGGCCGGTGTTATTGTGGTCAAATCCACTTCACCGGCCGCCCTTTCTTGCGGTCCGGGAAGGGTCCTACAGATCGAGAAACGGACACTACTGGAAAGGAGAGCATCCATGACAGTCATCAATGACTTCTTTGGCAAGGTTTCTGCCACGTTCGCGGGCTCCACCACCATGACCGGGCTCGACGTCCTCGAATGCGCCTCACAGCCTGCCCGCGTCGCCGAGCAGCTTCTTGCTTGCGACCTCGTACCGGCCACCCCGGCGGAGATCACCGCAACCTATTGCGATCTCTACGGCGCCGAACCCAGCCAGGAACAGTACCTAGAGCTAGAACAGTTCCTCATTACCTTCGATTGGCTCGCCTAGCCTCGTTAAAGTAACAAGCTCCCGCATGGATCCCGTGATGGAATCGATGGGGAGCTTGCGGCATTTCTACTCGAAGATCGGCCCTGATGCCAGCCGTACCTGGGAATCGCCCAACCACTCAAGCTCGGCGGTGGCCCGGCGGAAAGGCGCCGCCGCTGAGGAATCAGCAGGTGCTTCAATCCCGAAGTCGATGTGCAAGAGCCCATCACGTATCTCGAGTTTTTCTAGCGAGTCGCCACTTAGCTCGCCCTCGGTGTGCAAGGTCGCGGGAAGAACCCGGGCATCAACATAGCCCAGGAGATTGGCCGCCTGATCGTAGATGGCGATATCCTGCCACACGCGGGAACCGCCGGGGTAGACGATAATGGGCACAGCGGCCTCCGATAAGCCATCGCCATTGAGGTCCCCGACCGCAGGTGCAACCCCCACGGGGCCACGGAAGTTGTCTGGTTCATCCTTGCTGTAGGCGCCGTAGACTTTCCTAAAGGACCGCCCCACTGTTCCCAACGCCGCCTGCAGCTGCTGGCCGTCCGTCATGAATGTGGGCGCAAATTCCTCGGTGCCGGCAAGTTCAGCGTTCATGAGATTTCGTGCAAAAGCCGCGACGTCGAAGCCCCCGTTGGGCTCAAGCGAAGGCGCCGGCGTCAAGCTCAGCGGATCGGCGACATGGGAAGGCTGCGTGCTCGTGGTGGCATCCATTGGTAAATGAGGCTCGTAAGAACCTGCGCCGGTATGTGCCGGGCTCGTAGCAATCGCAGCGCTGTGCTCCAGCTGGGTATGGGCCGAAAGGGGCGGAGGCGTGGCGATGGCGGTGGCAGCGGGCTGGATGGGGTGCTGCGTTGACGCGCTCGGTTGAGGGCCTTCCTGACAGGCGCTCAGCGGGGCAATCGCCAGCGCTGCCAGCGTGGCCAACGCAAGAAATCTCCTGCGTGCAGCGTCCATAAAGGTGTCCTTTCATCCTTGGGGTAGCGGAATGCAGGCACGGGAAATATCGGTGGTGGGGATTAAACGCTTATCTCTCGCGAGTATAGGCCGCACCACCCCATAAGGGGAAGTGTTTTCAGGAGATTAACAACAAAAGATCCCCGGGGCACACAGGCCCCGGGGATCGCTGACAGGTGGGTCTCCTAGTTCGCGTGCAGCGCCTCGTTGAGGGCAACTGCCTCGGACTTCCAGGCGGTGGCCTCGATGGCACCGCTTAGCGAGTTGCGGCGGAAGAGCACGTTGTTGGCGCCGGCCAGCTGAAGCGCCTTGACGGAGTCGCCGTCGGCAAGCCCCAAGGCCTCGGCCACAGCGGCGCGCACGATGACCTTGGAACCGGCGGTGACGTACAGGCCAGCCTCGATCACGCAGTCATCGCCAAGTGGGATGCCACAGCCGGCGTTGGCGCCCAACAGGCAGCGCTTGCCCAGGGAGATGACCTGCTTGCCGCCACCGGACAGGGTGCCCATGATGGAGGCGCCGCCACCGACGTCGGAACCATCATCGACGACCACACCTGCGGAGATGCGGCCCTCGACCATGGAGTTGCCCAGGGTGCCCGCGTTGAAATTGACGAAGCCCTCGTGCATGACGGTGGTTCCCTCAGCCAGGTGGGCGCCCAGGCGCACGCGGTCGGCGTCGCCGATGCGCACGCCGGTGGGAAGGACGTAGTCCACCATGCGTGGGAACTTGTCCACCGAGTAGACCACGACCGGGCCGCGTGCCTGCAGCTTTGCGCGGGTGAGCTCGAAGCCCGCTGGCAGGCACGGGCCAAAGTTGGTCCACACCACGTTGGTCAGCAGGCCGAAGATGCCGTCGAGGTTCTGGCCGTGCGGCTTGACCAAGCGGTGGGAGAGCAGGTGCAGGCGCAGGTAGGCGTCGTAGGCATCGATGGGGGCCTCGGCCAAGTCGCCGATCCGCGTACGGATGGCGATGCGGGAGACGCCACGGTCGGCGTCCTCGCCGACGAGTGCGGCTAGTTCCGCAGGAACCTCGGATCCCTCGAGGACGGTGGTGCCGGTGACGGAGGATTCCTCGGAAAGCTCGGGTGCCGGGAACCACGCGTCGAGCACGATGCCGTCGGGGGAAACAGTAGCTAAACCAGTTGCGTATGCAGAAGTCATGCCGACTACTTTACAAGTCTCCGAGGAAGTGGGGGCAATCCTAGGCGGGTGTCGTGTCCGCGGCGGCGATGTGCTTCGCCCGGGAGCGCGTGGTCAGCGACAAGGCGACAATGACGCCATAGATGATGGCCACGCTCCAGACCTGCGGCCGCGAGGAAGCGTCGGAAAGCATCAGGACAACCAATCCGGCGATCAGAACCAGGGATGCTATGGGCAACCACGGGTGACACCACATGCGAAGGTTGGTTAGCTCGCCGGCGCGCTCCATCTCACCGTGCAACTTGAGGTAGCTGAGCGCAATCATGGCCCACACCACGATCAGGCACCCGCCCACGGCGTTGAGCAGGAATGCCAGCAGCCCCGGCGGGTTCCAATACTGCAGGCCGACGGAGACGAAGGCGAAGAACATACTCAGCAAGACTGCGTTGGTGGGCACGAGGTGGCGAGAGACCTTCGCAAAGACCTTCGGGGCGTCCCCGCGAACCGCGAGTGAATGCACCAGGCGGGAGGTGCCATAGATCTGGGCGTTAAAGGCCGACAACAAGGCGAGGACGATCACGGCCTCCA containing:
- the dapD gene encoding 2,3,4,5-tetrahydropyridine-2,6-dicarboxylate N-succinyltransferase codes for the protein MTSAYATGLATVSPDGIVLDAWFPAPELSEESSVTGTTVLEGSEVPAELAALVGEDADRGVSRIAIRTRIGDLAEAPIDAYDAYLRLHLLSHRLVKPHGQNLDGIFGLLTNVVWTNFGPCLPAGFELTRAKLQARGPVVVYSVDKFPRMVDYVLPTGVRIGDADRVRLGAHLAEGTTVMHEGFVNFNAGTLGNSMVEGRISAGVVVDDGSDVGGGASIMGTLSGGGKQVISLGKRCLLGANAGCGIPLGDDCVIEAGLYVTAGSKVIVRAAVAEALGLADGDSVKALQLAGANNVLFRRNSLSGAIEATAWKSEAVALNEALHAN
- a CDS encoding inorganic phosphate transporter, whose amino-acid sequence is MTFPRSNTSRTTRNSTSSEEPSKAFTRSLRKTQADSLKPKVAVAISAILNLVGAFISVNVAATVAKGIVNLDSYDLSANGGVPTDGHALLVVVFTGLIGGIIWNLFTWLLGMPSSSSHALFGGLIGAALAAMGTSGVAWSSIVGKIIVPAIASPIIAALVSACGTFLVYWVTNTIPAKVKNEHFRHGQIVTACLVSLAHGSGDAQKTMGVIFLALVAAGEADASQHLPGWVVISCALAIALGTLSGGWRVIRTLGKGLVEIESPQGMAAEATSAAIILTSSVGGMALSTTHVSTGSILGTGLGRKGATVRWGVAMRMVAAWLITLPCAAAVGFASWWVATGVGNFSNESVGVIVDFILLIAMALLIVIRSKMNPVDANNVNDDWDADAESVDSSMKREAAAPRPAVAEGK